Proteins encoded in a region of the Elaeis guineensis isolate ETL-2024a chromosome 7, EG11, whole genome shotgun sequence genome:
- the LOC105048218 gene encoding bidirectional sugar transporter SWEET3b, with protein MGDTLRVTVGIMANAASLLLYAAPIPTFKRMIRKRSTEEFSCVPYILALMNCLLYTWYGLPIVSQGWENFPVITINGLGIPLETSFIFIYIWFSVPEQKKFVSLVALPVLVLFTVTAFVSSFVFHDHHHRKVFVGSIGLVASISMYSSPLVAVKQVIKTKSVEFMPFYLSFFSFIASCLWMAYGLLGRDLFLATPNLLGSPIALLQLVLYCMYRKGKEAHTETNKVDLEKDGAKFATQLQEVHEKKLEN; from the exons ATGGGAGACACCTTACGTGTAACAGTTGGAATAATGG CGAATGCAGCTTCTCTGCTCCTATATGCAGCACCCAT ACCAACTTTTAAAAGGATGATAAGGAAGAGGAGCACAGAAGAGTTTTCATGCGTCCCATACATCCTTGCTTTAATGAATTGCCTCTTATATACCTGGTATGGTCTGCCTATAGTAAGCCAAGGATGGGAGAACTTTCCTGTTATCACCATCAATGGCTTAGGGATACCACTGGAAACCTCAttcatattcatatatatatggtTTTCAGTGCCAGAACAAAAG AAATTTGTTTCGTTGGTGGCACTGCCAGTGCTAGTATTATTCACTGTGACTGCATTCGTCTCAAGCTTTGTGTTTCATGATCACCACCATCGGAAAGTGTTTGTTGGAAGCATTGGATTGGTGGCCTCCATATCCATGTACAGTTCTCCACTTGTAGCTGTG AAGCAAGTCATAAAGACCAAGAGCGTGGAGTTCATGCCCTTCTACCTATCATTCTTCTCCTTCATCGCCAGTTGTCTATGGATGGCATATGGATTGCTAGGAAGGGATCTTTTCCTTGCG ACACCTAATCTCTTGGGCAGCCCCATTGCCCTCCTTCAACTGGTACTATACTGCATGTACAGAAAAGGCAAGGAAGCTCACACAGAAACCAACAAAGTGGATTTGGAAAAGGATGGAGCAAAATTTGCAACACAACTGCAGGAGGTTCATGAAAAGAAGCTTGAAaactga